The following proteins come from a genomic window of Trifolium pratense cultivar HEN17-A07 linkage group LG4, ARS_RC_1.1, whole genome shotgun sequence:
- the LOC123920142 gene encoding E3 ubiquitin-protein ligase UPL1-like isoform X1 — MTTLRSNWPSRLRQLLSSEGAIGPSIKLDSEPPPKVKSFVEKVIQCPLQDIAIPLSGFRWEYDKGNFHHWRPLLLHFNTYFKTYLSCRNDLTLLDNLEDDSPLPKHAILQILRVMQIILENCPNKSTFDGIEHFKLLLASTDPEILIAALETLSALVKINPSKLHGSSKMVGCGSVNSSLLSLAQGWGSKEEGLGLYSCVMANEKAQNEALSLFPSDVEIGSDQSNYRIGTTLYFEVHGPSAQSEEHSADTIPPGLRVIHIPDLHLRKDDDLSLLKQLTEQYNIPSELRFSLLSRIRYAHAFRSPRICRLYSRICLLSFIVLVQSGDAHDELVSFFANEPEYTNELIRIVRSEETISGSIRTLAMLALGAQLAAYTSSHERARILSGSSSSFAGGNRMILLNVLQKAILSLKNSSDPSTLAFVEALLQFYLLHVVSTSTSGSSIRGSGMVPTFLPLLEDSDPAHVHLVCFAVKTLQKLMDYSSSAVSLFKELGGIELLAQRLWKEVQRVIELVGDNDNMFLTGESSKHSTDQLYSQKRFIKVSLKALGSATYAPANSTRSQYSNDNSLPVTLSLIFQNVDKFGGDVYYSAVTVMSEIIHKDPTCFSILHDMGLPDAFLSSVGSELLPSSKALTCIPNGLGAICLNAKGLEAVRESSSLRFLADIFTSKKYVLAMNEAIVPLANAVEELLRHVSSLRSTGVDIIIEIIHKIASFGDENGTGISGKANEGTAMETDSEVKENEGHGCLVGTSCSAAEGISDEQFIQLSVFHLMVLIHRTMENSETCRLFVEKSGIEALLKLLLRPTIAQSSDGMSIALHSTMVFKGFAQHHSTSLAHAFCSSLREHLKKALAGFSETSEPLLLDPRMTNDGGIFSSLFLVEFLLFLAAAKDNRWVSSLLTEFGNGSKDVLEDIGRVHREVLWQIALLENKKQGIEEDGSCSSGSPQAEQDASETEEQRINSFRQLLDPLLRRRTSGWSIESQFFDLINLYRDLGRSTGSHHRSISAGPNMRSSASNHLHHSESDDNAEIVNKKESDKHRSYYTSCCDMVRSLSFHITHLFQELGKVMLLPSRRRDDIVNVSPASKSVASTLASIALDHMNYGGHVNLSGTEESISTKCRYYGKVIDFIDSMLMERPDSCNPVLLNCLYGRGVIQSVLTTFEATSQLLFAVNRVPASPMDTDDANAKQDDKQDTNNSWIYGSLASYGKLMDHLVTSSFILSSFTKHLLAQPLTNGDTPFPRDPEAFMKVLQSIVLKTVLPVWTHPQFGDCSYEFISAVISIIRHVYSGVEVKNVNASGGSRITGPPPNETTISTIVEMGFSRSRAEEALRHVGSNSVELAMEWLFSHPEEVQEEDDELARALAMSLGNSESDTKDAIPNSNANATAQQVEDEIVQFPSVDELLSTCTKLLMKEPLAFPVRDLLVMICSQDDGKHRSSVVTFIVDRIKECGLVSNNENYIMLATLFHVLALILNEDTVAREAASKSGLIKIASDLLNQWDSNLDSKEKQQVPKWVTAAFLALDRLLQVDQKLNSEITEQLKKEVENSQQASITIDEDRQNKLQSALGLSMKYADIHEQKRLVEIACSCMKNQLPSDTMHAVLLLCSNLTRTHSVALAFLDASGLSLLLSLPTSSLFSGYDNVAASIVRHILEDPQTLRQAMESEIKHNLSVVPNRHPNGRVNTRNFILNLASVISRDPVVFMQAAQSVCQVEMVGERPYIVLLKDKDKVKEKEKEKSKSSEKEKVQNSDGKAGVGHTNTAASGNGHGKFHDSNMKSIKGHRKPSQSFIDVIELLLESVCTFIPPSKDDITPNVLPGTTASSDMDIDVSINKGKGKALATVSDGNETNSQEATASLAKIVFILKLLTEILLMYSSSVHVLLRRDAEWSSSRVTYQKSPAGLSMGGIFYHILHDFLPYSRNSKKDKKVDGDWRQKLTTRANQFMVAACIRSAEARKRIFSEISSIINEFVDSCHGVKPPGNETLVFVDLINDVLAARTPSGSCISAEATATFIDAGLVKSFTRTLQVLDLDHADSSKVATGIVKALELVSKEHVHSADSNAGKAKPSDLQQPGRIDNIDDMSQSMEMTSQGSRQADQVGPYTGQAYGGSEAVTDDMEHDQDLDGNFPPANEDDYMHDNSEDARDVENGMESVGLQFEIQPHGQENLDEDDDEDDEMSGDEGEDVDEEEEDDEEHNDLEHEVHHLPHPDTDQDDHEIDDDDFDDEVMEEDDEEDEEDEDGVILRLEEGINGINVLDHIEVLGRDNNFPNEAFHVMPVEVFGSRRPGRTTSIYSLLGRTGDTVIPSRHPLLVDPSSFPPSMGQSDSFLENNSSGLDNIFRSLRSGRHGNRLNLWTDNNPQSGGSNTSVVPQGLEELLVSQLRQRTPENSPNQDLAEAGSHGIVEPSHTLDSGDARPEIPVESNAIQGVSTMTPSIIDNINDADTRTAGTGEQTNVSNAHSQDVEIQHERNDGAVRDVEAVIQESSGSGATFGESLRSLDVEIGSADGHEDGGERQVSADRIAGDSPAACTRRANMPSGHFSPVVGRDTPLHSVAEVSENSSRDADQGSPAAEQQVNSDAGSGAIDPAFLDALPEELRAEVLSAQQGQVAQPPNVESQNSGDIDPEFLAALPSDIRAEVLAQQQAQRSNQSHELEGQPVEMDTVSIIATFPSDLREEVLLTSSDNILANLTPALVAEANMLRERYAHRYSRTLFGMYPRSRRGETSRRGDGIGSGLDAVGGPISSRRSNGAKVVEADGAPLVDTEALHGMVRLFRMVQPLYKGQLQRLLLNLCAHSETRISLVRILMDLLMLDVRRSVGSVGTVEPPYRLYGCQSNVMYSRPQSFDGVPPLLSRRVLETLTYLARNHQYVAKNLLQSRLSHPEIKEPNNASDARGKAVMVVEDEVNIDESNGGYISIAMLLGLLKQPLYLRSIAHLEQLLNLLDVIIDSAGSKSSPSDKSLISASKPVLGPEISAVEPEANTASGILTSMADASTTVGDSSKPTPVDNNAESESQRVLNNLPQSELRLLCSLLAHEGLSDSAYILVAEVVKKLVAIAPTHCQLFVTELAEAVQNLTSSAMAELRVFSDAMKALLSTTSTDGATILRVLQALSSLVTSLTDHGDSVTPAALSEIWQINSALEPLWHELSCCISKIESYSESTSEFFSPSRSSSSQPSGAMPPLPAGSQNILPYIESFFVVCEKLHPSQPGVSHDLNIPVISDVENASTSESQQKVSGPAVKVDEKNMAFVRFSEKHRKLLNAFIRQNPGLLEKSFSLMLKVPRFIDFDNKRAHFRSKIKHQHDHHHSPLRISVRRAYVLEDSYNQLRMRPTQDLKGRLTVHFQGEEGIDAGGLTREWYQLLSRVIFDKGALLFTTVGNESTFQPNPNSVYQTEHLSYFKFVGRVVGKALFDGQLLDVHFTRSFYKHILGVKVTYHDIEAIDPDYFKNLKWMLENDISDVLDLTFSIDADEEKLILYERTEVTDYELIPGGRNIKVTEENKHQYVDLVAEHRLTTAIRPQINAFLEGFSELIPRELISIFNDKELELLISGLPDIDLDDLRANTEYSGYSAASPVIQWFWEVVQDLSKEDKARLLQFVTGTSKVPLEGFSALQGISGSQKFQIHKAYGSPDHLPSAHTCFNQLDLPEYPSKQHLEDRLLLAIHEASEGFGFG; from the exons ATGACAACCCTAAGATCGAATTGGCCTTCAAGGCTGCGGCAACTTCTGTCAAGTGAAGGTGCCATTGGTCCTTCTATCAAGCTGGATTCTGAGCCT CCTCCTAAAGTCAAATCCTTCGTTGAGAAGGTCATCCAGTGTCCATTACAAGATATAGCTATACCATTATCTGGCTTTCGGTGGGAGTATGACAAG GGGAATTTTCACCACTGGAGACCATTGCTACTTCATTTTAATACATACTTCAAGACTTATTTGTCATGTAGAAATGACCTGACTTTGTTAGATAATCTAGAAGATGACAGCCCATTACCTAAACATGCAATTCTGCAAATATTACGGGTGATgcaaataattttggaaaactGTCCAAATAAGAGCACCTTTGATGGCATAGAG CATTTCAAGCTTTTGCTAGCATCAACTGATCCCGAGATTCTTATTGCTGCACTAGAAACTCTTTCTGCACTTGTAAAAATTAATCCCTCTAAGCTTCATGGAAGTTCAAAGATGGTTGGCTGTGGTTCAGTGAACAGCTCTCTCTTATCCCTAGCACAGGGATGGGGAAGCAAGGAGGAGGGTCTGGGATTGTACTCTTGTGTAATGGCAAATGAGAAAGCCCAAAATGAAGCACTAAGCTTGTTTCCTTCTGATGTAGAGATTGGTTCTGATCAATCTAATTATCGCATAGGTACTACTCTTTATTTTGAAGTACATGGACCCAGTGCACAAAGTGAAGAACACAGTGCAGATACAATTCCCCCTGGCTTGAGAGTCATACATATTCCAGATTTGCATCTCCGCAAAGATGATGATTTGTCATTGTTGAAGCAATTAACTGAACAATATAACATTCCTTCAGAGCTCAGGTTTTCGTTGCTCTCTAGAATTAGATATGCTCACGCCTTTCGGTCTCCTAGAATATGCAGGCTTTACAGCAGGATATGCCTACTCTCTTTCATTGTGCTGGTCCAGTCTGGTGATGCTCATGACGAACTTGTGTCCTTTTTTGCTAATGAACCGGAATATACAAATGAATTGATTAGAATTGTGCGATCTGAAGAAACCATATCTGGATCAATCAGAACACTTGCAATGCTTGCATTAGGAGCCCAGTTGGCAGCATATACTTCATCGCATGAACGGGCACGAATACTTAGTGGATCTAGTTCAAGTTTTGCTGGTGGGAACCGAATGATACTCCTGAATGTGCTCCAGAAGGCTATCTTGTCATTGAAGAATTCTAGTGATCCATCGACCCTTGCCTTTGTTGAGGCACTTCTTCAGTTCTATTTGCTCCATGTGGTTTCAACGTCAACTTCTGGGAGTAGTATTAGAGGTTCTGGCATGGTACCTACATTCTTGCCGTTGCTGGAGGATTCTGATCCTGCACATGTTCATTTAGTTTGTTTTGCAGTTAAAACCCTTCAGAAGCTGATGGATTATAGTAGCTCAGCTGTATCGTTGTTTAAAGAGTTGGGGGGCATTGAGCTGTTGGCTCAGAGATTATGGAAAGAAGTACAAAGGGTTATTGAATTAGTTGGAGATAATGATAACATGTTTCTCACTGGCGAGAGCTCAAAGCATAGTACTGATCAATTGTACTCCCAAAAGAGGTTCATAAAGGTCTCCCTCAAGGCACTTGGTTCTGCAACATATGCGCCTGCAAACTCCACAAGATCTCAATATTCTAATGACAATTCATTGCCTGTTACTCTAAGCTTAATATTTCAGAATGTAGATAAGTTTGGTGGCGATGTTTATTACTCGGCTGTTACTGTCATGAGTGAAATAATCCATAAAGATCCTACATGTTTCTCTATTCTGCACGATATGGGTCTTCCTGATGCTTTTTTGTCGTCAGTTGGATCTGAACTACTTCCTTCATCAAAGGCTTTGACATGCATTCCAAATGGTCTTGGGGCCATTTGTCTTAATGCCAAAGGGTTAGAGGCTGTTAGAGAATCTTCATCACTGCGGTTCCTTGCTGATATTTTCACTAGCAAAAAGTATGTCTTAGCCATGAATGAGGCGATTGTTCCTTTGGCAAATGCTGTGGAGGAGCTTCTACGTCATGTGTCTTCATTGCGAAGTACTGGTGTTGATATTATCATTGAAATCATCCATAAGATTGCATCCTTTGGTGATGAAAACGGTACAGGAATTTCTGGAAAAGCTAATGAGGGTACTGCAATGGAAACAGATTCTGAAGTCAAAGAGAATGAAGGCCATGGTTGCCTTGTAGGCACGTCATGTTCAGCTGCAGAAGGCATAAGTGATGAACAGTTTATTCAGCTATCTGTCTTTCATTTGATGGTATTGATTCATAGGACTATGGAAAATTCTGAAACATGCCGGTTATTTGTGGAAAAATCAGGAATTGAAGCTTTGTTGAAGTTGTTATTACGACCCACTATTGCTCAATCCTCAGATGGCATGTCCATTGCTTTACACAGCACCATGGTATTTAAGGGATTTGCTCAGCATCACTCCACTTCTCTGGCACACGCCTTTTGTTCATCTCTTAGAGAGCACTTGAAGAAAGCTTTAGCTGGGTTTAGTGAAACTTCAGAACCTTTGTTGCTGGATCCTAGGATGACAAATGATGGTGGCATATTTTCTTCGCTTTTCCTTGTTGAGTTCCTACTCTTTCTTGCTGCAGCGAAAGACAACCGTTGGGTGAGTTCGTTGCTTACAGAATTTGGAAATGGCAGTAAGGATGTTCTTGAAGATATTGGGCGTGTCCACCGTGAAGTTCTGTGGCAAATTGCTCTACTTGAAAATAAGAAGCAAGGGATTGAGGAAGATGGTTCCTGTTCTTCTGGTTCACCACAGGCCGAACAGGATGCAAGTGAAACCGAGGAGCAAAGGATCAATTCTTTCAGGCAGTTACTTGATCCATTATTGAGGAGGAGGACATCAGGATGGAGCATTGAATCTCAGTTTTTTGACCTTATAAACCTGTATCGAGATTTGGGCCGTTCCACTGGTTCTCATCATCGATCTATTTCTGCTGGGCCAAACATGCGGTCAAGTGCCAGTAATCATTTGCAtcattctgagtctgatgataATGCTGAGATTGTTAATAAGAAGGAATCTGACAAGCATAGGTCGTATTATACCTCTTGTTGTGATATGGTCAGATCACTGTCATTTCATATTACCCATTTGTTCCAAGAGTTAGGAAAAGTAATGTTGCTACCATCTCGTCGACGTGATGATATTGTGAATGTAAGTCCTGCTTCAAAGTCAGTGGCTTCTACTTTGGCATCAATTGCTCTAGATCACATGAATTATGGGGGCCATGTAAATCTATCCGGAACAGAAGAATCCATATCAACAAAGTGTCGGTATTATGGGAAAGTGATTGACTTCATAGATAGTATGCTAATGGAGAGGCCAGATTCGTGCAATCCTGTTCTGTTGAATTGCTTGTATGGACGTGGAGTTATTCAATCTGTATTGACCACCTTTGAAGCTACTAGTCAGCTGCTCTTTGCAGTCAATCGGGTCCCTGCCTCGCCTATGGATACCGATGATGCAAATGCAAAGCAAGATGACAAGCAGGATACAAATAACTCATGGATTTATGGCTCTTTAGCTAGTTATGGGAAATTAATGGACCATCTAGTAACCTCCTCTTTCATATTATCATCATTCACAAAGCATTTGCTTGCACAGCCCCTGACAAATGGTGACACACCTTTCCCAAGGGACCCTGAGGCTTTTATGAAAGTCCTCCAATCCATAGTGTTGAAGACTGTGCTACCTGTTTGGACTCATCCCCAGTTTGGTGACTGTAGTTATGAATTTATTTCTGCAGTTATCTCTATCATTAGACATGTCTATTCAGGGGTTGAAGTGAAAAATGTAAATGCCAGCGGTGGTTCTCGTATTACTGGACCACCTCCTAATGAAACAACTATTTCTACCATTGTAGAGATGGGTTTTTCGCGATCTAGAGCAGAGGAAGCTTTGAGGCATGTTGGGTCAAATAGTGTAGAGTTAGCAATGGAGTGGTTGTTCTCACATCCAGAGGAAGtacaagaagaagatgatgaacttGCCCGTGCACTTGCAATGTCCCTTGGGAATTCTGAATCAGACACCAAGGATGCAATTCCAAATTCAAATGCAAATGCAACTGCTCAGCAGGTTGAGGACGAGATAGTCCAGTTTCCTTCTGTTGATGAATTGCTATCTACTTGCACAAAGCTTCTGATGAAAGAACCTCTTGCTTTTCCTGTCCGCGACTTGCTTGTGATGATTTGCTCTCAGGATGATGGGAAACATAGATCTAGTGTTGTCACATTTATTGTTGACCGGATCAAAGAATGTGGTTTGGTATCTAATAATGAAAATTACATCATGCTGGCTACTCTTTTTCATGTTCTTGCTTTAATTCTTAATGAGGATACTGTGGCACGGGAAGCTGCTTCCAAGAGTGGATTAATCAAAATTGCCTCTGATCTACTCAACCAGTGGGATTCCAATCTTGATAGCAAGGAGAAACAGCAGGTGCCAAAATGGGTCACAGCTGCTTTTCTTGCTTTAGACAGGTTGTTGCAGGTGGATCAAAAATTAAATTCTGAAATTACAGAGCAGTTGAAGAAAGAAGTTGAGAATAGTCAGCAGGCATCAATTACTATTGACGAAGATAGGCAAAACAAGTTACAGTCTGCTCTGGGACTCTCTATGAAGTATGCAGATATACATGAGCAGAAGAGACTTGTTGAGATTGCGTGTAGTTGTATGAAGAATCAACTTCCCTCCGACACTATGCACGCCGTTCTGCTACTATGTTCCAATCTTACAAGGACTCATTCTGTTGCCCTTGCCTTTTTGGATGCTAGTGGTTTAAGTCTACTTCTTTCTTTGCCAACAAGTAGCCTCTTCTCTGGGTATGACAATGTTGCTGCAAGTATTGTCCGTCATATTCTTGAAGATCCGCAGACACTCCGGCAAGCAATGGAATCCGAGATAAAACATAATCTTTCAGTTGTGCCCAACCGTCATCCAAATGGAAGGGTCAATACTcgcaattttattttaaatttagcTTCTGTGATTTCTCGGGATCCAGTAGTTTTTATGCAAGCTGCACAATCTGTGTGCCAAGTTGAAATGGTAGGTGAAAGACCTTACATTGTCTTGCTGAAAGATAAAGACAAAGTgaaggagaaagaaaaagagaagtcTAAATCATCCGAGAAAGAAAAAGTACAGAATAGTGATGGTAAGGCTGGTGTTGGGCATACAAACACAGCAGCTTCTGGCAATGGCCATGGCAAATTTCATGATTCAAATATGAAGAGTATCAAAGGTCATAGAAAACCTAGTCAAAGTTTTATTGATGTGATAGAACTGCTGCTTGAGTCTGTGTGCACTTTTATTCCTCCCTCGAAGGATGACATTACCCCAAACGTTCTTCCTGGCACCACAGCATCAAGTGACATGGACATTGATGTTTCTATTAATAAGGGAAAAGGAAAAGCACTTGCTACTGTGTCTGACGGTAATGAAACCAATAGTCAAGAAGCTACTGCATCACTTGCAAAGATTGTCTTTATTTTGAAGCTTTTGACAGAGATATTATTGATGTATTCATCATCAGTTCATGTTCTACTTCGACGAGATGCTGAATGGAGCAGCAGTAGGGTCACTTATCAGAAGAGTCCTGCTGGTTTAAGCATGGGTGGAATATTCTACCACATTCTTCATGATTTTCTTCCATATTCTCGAAACTCCAAAAAGGACAAGAAAGTTGATGGTGATTGGAGGCAGAAACTAACAACCAGGGCTAACCAGTTTATGGTGGCTGCTTGTATCCGTTCCGCAGAGGCAAGGAAGAGGATTTTTAGTGAGATTAGTTCTATCATCAATGAATTTGTTGATTCATGTCATGGTGTTAAACCTCCGGGAAATGAAACTCTGGTGTTTGTTGATCTGATTAATGATGTTTTGGCTGCTCGCACACCATCTGGTTCATGCATCTCAGCTGAGGCCACTGCCACTTTTATTGATGCTGGTTTGGTTAAATCATTTACCCGTACTCTCCAAGTTTTGGACCTGGATCATGCTGATTCGTCTAAAGTTGCAACCGGTATTGTTAAAGCTCTCGAGTTGGTTAGCAAGGAGCATGTCCATTCAGCTGATTCTAATGCAGGGAAAGCAAAACCTTCTGATTTACAACAACCCGGAAGAATAGataatattgatgatatgtCTCAGTCCATGGAAATGACTTCTCAAGGTTCTCGTCAAGCTGACCAAGTTGGGCCTTACACAGGTCAGGCGTATGGTGGGTCTGAAGCTGTTACCGATGATATGGAACATGATCAAGATCTTGATGGGAACTTTCCTCCTGCTAATGAGGATGATTACATGCATGACAATTCTGAGGATGCAAGAGATGTTGAAAATGGAATGGAAAGTGTGGGTCTACAATTTGAAATCCAACCTCATGGCCAAGAGAATCTTGATGAAGATGACGATGAGGATGATGAAATGTCTGGAGATGAAGGCGAAGATGTAGATGAAGAAGAGGAGGATGACGAGGAACATAATGACTTGGAACATGAAGTCCATCACTTGCCACATCCTGACACAGATCAAGATGACCATGagattgatgatgatgactTTGATGATGAAGTGATGGAAGAAGATGACGAGGAAgatgaggaagatgaagatggtGTTATACTGCGACTTGAAGAGGGAATTAATGGAATTAATGTTCTTGATCACATTGAAGTTCTTGGCAGAGATAATAATTTTCCAAATGAAGCTTTTCATGTAATGCCAGTTGAAGTTTTTGGATCCAGACGTCCGGGGAGGACAACATCTATTTATAGTCTCTTGGGAAGAACTGGTGATACTGTTATCCCTTCCCGTCATCCACTCTTGGTTGATCCTTCTTCATTCCCCCCATCTATGGGGCAATCAG ATAGTTTTCTGGAGAACAACTCATCAGGTTTGGACAATATATTCCGATCACTGAGAAGTGGACGCCATGGAAATCGTTTGAACTTGTGGACTGATAATAACCCGCAGAGTGGTGGATCAAACACTAGTGTTGTACCACAAGGCCTTGAGGAGTTGCTTGTCTCTCAATTAAGGCAGCGAACCCCTGAAAATTCACCTAATCAGGATTTAGCAGAAGCAGGTTCTCATGGTATTGTTGAACCGAGCCACACACTAGATTCAGGTGACGCCAGGCCAGAAATCCCTGTTGAAAGTAATGCTATTCAAGGAGTTAGTACAATGACTCCTTCAATAATTGATAACATTAATGATGCTGATACAAGAACTGCAGGGACAGGAGAGCAAACAAATGTATCAAATGCTCACTCACAGGATGTTGAGATACAACATGAACGTAATGATGGTGCTGTGAGGGATGTTGAAGCTGTGATTCAGGAGAGTAGTGGTAGTGGAGCAACTTTTGGTGAAAGCCTTCGGAGCCTAGATGTTGAGATTGGAAGTGCTGATGGCCACGAGGATGGTGGGGAAAGGCAGGTTTCTGCAGACAGAATAGCTGGTGATTCACCGGCTGCATGCACAAGAAGAGCAAATATGCCTTCAGGTCATTTTTCCCCTGTTGTTGGAAGAGATACACCCCTTCACAGTGTTGCTGAAGTTTCTGAGAATTCAAGTCGTGATGCAGATCAAGGGAGTCCGGCAGCAGAGCAGCAAGTGAATAGCGATGCTGGATCAGGAGCAATTGATCCTGCTTTTCTCGATGCTCTTCCTGAGGAGCTGCGTGCTGAAGTCCTCTCAGCTCAGCAAGGTCAAGTGGCTCAGCCACCAAATGTCGAGTCTCAGAACTCTGGGGATATTGATCCAGAGTTCCTTGCTGCCCTCCCCTCAGATATTCGAGCAGAAGTTCTAGCTCAACAGCAAGCACAAAGGTCGAATCAGTCTCACGAGTTGGAAGGTCAACCTGTAGAAATGGATACAGTCTCAATAATTGCAACATTTCCTTCAGATTTACGAGAAGAG GTTTTGTTAACTTCCTCTGATAATATCCTTGCCAATCTTACACCTGCCCTTGTTGCTGAGGCAAATATGTTGCGGGAGAGGTATGCACACCGTTACAGTCGTACCCTCTTTGGTATGTATCCAAGAAGTCGTAGAGGTGAGACTTCAAGACGCGGTGATGGCATCGGTTCTGGCCTTGATGCAGTAGGGGGACCAATATCTTCACGCCGGTCCAATGGAGCTAAGGTTGTTGAAGCTGATGGAGCTCCACTAGTTGACACAGAAGCCTTGCATGGCATGGTTCGGTTATTTCGCATGGTGCAG CCACTCTATAAAGGCCAATTGCAGAGGCTTCTTTTAAATCTTTGTGCTCATAGTGAAACAAGAATATCTTTGGTGAGAATTCTGATGGACTTGCTGATGCTTGATGTGAGAAGGTCTGTCGGTTCTGTCGGTACTGTTGAGCCACCATATAGATTATATGGTTGTCAAAGCAATGTAATGTATTCACGTCCTCAGTCTTTTGATG GGGTGCCCCCACTGCTGTCTCGACGAGTACTTGAAACCCTCACTTATCTTGCTCGCAATCATCAATATGTGGCAAAAAATTTGCTTCAGTCTAGGCTTTCTCATCCTGAGATTAAAGAACCAAATAATGCTAGTGATGCACGTGGCAAAGCCGTGATGGTTGTTGAAGATGAAGTCAATATAGATGAAAGTAATGGAGGGTACAtctccattgcaatgctattgGGTCTTTTGAAGCAACCACTTTATTTGAGGAGCATAGCTCATCTTGAGCAG CTGCTAAATTTACTGGATGTAATCATTGATAGTGCTGGAAGCAAGTCCAGTCCATCTGATAAATCCTTGATTTCGGCTTCAAAGCCAGTGTTGGGTCCTGAAATTTCTGCTGTCGAACCAGAAGCGAATACAGCTTCTGGTATTTTGACTTCTATGGCTGATGCATCAACTACAGTTGGCGATTCTTCCAAACCCACACCCGTTGATAATAATGCAGAATCTGAGTCTCAGAGAGTATTGAATAATTTGCCACAATCTGAACTCCGGCTCCTGTGCTCGTTGCTTGCACATGAAGG TTTGTCAGATAGTGCATATATTCTTGTTGCGGAGGTAGTGAAGAAATTGGTGGCCATTGCTCCAACTCATTGTCAGCTTTTTGTCACTGAGCTGGCTGAAGCAGTTCAAAACTTGACATCTTCTGCAATGGCCGAGTTACGTGTCTTCAGTGATGCTATGAAAGCTCTTCTTAGTACTACATCTACTGATGGGGCTACAATTTTGAGAGTTTTGCAAGCTTTGAGTTCCCTTGTCACCTCACTAACTGATCATGGTGATAGTGTTACTCCTGCTGCTCTTTCAGAGATTTGGCAAATCAATTCAGCATTAGAACCATTGTGGCACGAACTTAGCTGTTGCATAAGCAAGATAGAGTCCTactctgagtctacatctgagttcTTCTCCCCATCTAGATCATCTTCTTCTCAACCCTCTGGTGCCATGCCTCCACTTCCAGCTGGCTCTCAAAATATCTTGCCATACATAGAATCTTTCTTCGTGGTTTGTGAGAAATTGCATCCCTCACAGCCGGGTGTTAGTCATGACTTAAATATTCCTGTTATTTCTGATGTTGAGAATGCCAGTACATCCGAATCTCAGCAGAAAGTATCTGGACCTGCTGTGAAAGTAGATGAGAAAAATATGGCTTTTGTTAGGTTCTCAGAGAAGCATAGGAAGCTTCTAAATGCTTTTATAAGGCAAAATCCCGGCTTGCTTGAGAAATCCTTCTCTCTCATGCTGAAGGTTCCAAGATTTATTGACTTTGATAACAAGCGGGCCCACTTCCGATCAAAAATTAAGCATCAGCATGACCACCACCATAGCCCCTTGAGAATATCTGTAAGAAGGGCATATGTTCTAGAAGATTCTTATAACCAGCTTCGCATGAGACCAACTCAAGATTtgaagggaaggttgactgttCATTTTCAAGGGGAGGAAGGTATTGATGCAGGAGGACTTACAAGGGAGTGGTATCAATTGTTGTCCAGAGTTATTTTTGATAAGGGAGCACTGCTCTTTACCACAGTGGGCAATGAGTCAACATTTCAACCAAACCCTAACTCTGTTTATCAAACAGAACATTTATCTTATTTCAAGTTTGTTGGAAGAGTG GTTGGTAAAGCACTATTTGATGGTCAACTTTTGGATGTCCATTTTACTCGCTCATTCTACAAGCACATACTCGGGGTCAAAGTTACATATCATGATATTGAAGCCATTGATCCCGACTATTTCAAAAATTTGAAATGGATGCTTGAG AATGATATCAGTGATGTTCTGGATCTTACTTTTAGCATTGATGCAGATGAAGAAAAATTGATCTTATATGAACGGACAGAA GTGACTGATTATGAGTTGATTCCTGGTGGACGGAATATCAAAGTTACTGAAGAGAATAAGCATCAGTATGTTGATTTGGTTGCTGAGCATCGGTTGACAACGGCCATTCGCCCTCAAATAAATGCTTTCTTGGAAGGATTCAGTGAATTAATTCCCAGGGAGTTGATATCCATATTCAATGACAAAGAGCTGGAATTATTGATCAGTGGGCTTCCTGATATTGATC TGGATGACTTGAGAGCAAATACAGAATATTCTGGATATAGTGCTGCATCACCAGTTATTCAATGGTTTTGGGAGGTTGTTCAAGATTTAAGCAAAGAAGACAAGGCTCGGCTTTTGCAATTTGTGACTGGCACCTCCAAG GTGCCTTTGGAAGGTTTTAGTGCTCTTCAAGGAATTTCAGGCTCCCAGAAGTTTCAAATACATAAAGCATATGGAAGTCCTGATCACTTGCCTTCTGCTCATACTTG TTTCAATCAATTGGATTTGCCGGAGTATCCATCTAAACAACATTTGGAAGACAGGTTACTGCTAGCAATTCATGAAGCAAGTGAaggatttggatttggttaa